One segment of Streptomyces sp. XD-27 DNA contains the following:
- the arsM gene encoding arsenite methyltransferase, whose amino-acid sequence MTEHASDLREAVRAGYAAAARKVAEGGTGCCGTGTAAEIDENFGAALYGADERDALPAEAVVASLGCGNPLAVADLHLGERVLDLGSGGGIDVLLSARRVGPTGKVYGLDMTEEMLALALANAERSGATNVEFLKGTIESVPLPAHTVDVVISNCVINLSTDKPAVFAEMFRVLAPGGRVGVSDVVADDRLTPDQRAERGDYVGCIAGALSFAEYRAGLEAVGFTGVEITPTHPVADGMHSAVIRAVKPAAATGR is encoded by the coding sequence ATGACCGAACATGCCTCTGATCTGCGCGAGGCCGTCCGGGCCGGATACGCCGCGGCGGCCCGCAAGGTGGCCGAAGGGGGTACGGGTTGCTGCGGCACCGGGACGGCCGCGGAGATCGACGAGAACTTCGGCGCCGCGCTGTACGGGGCCGACGAGCGGGACGCGCTCCCCGCCGAGGCGGTCGTGGCGTCCCTCGGCTGCGGCAACCCGCTGGCCGTCGCGGATCTCCACCTCGGTGAGCGAGTCCTGGACCTCGGCTCCGGTGGCGGGATCGACGTCCTGCTCTCCGCCCGCCGCGTCGGCCCCACCGGCAAGGTCTACGGGCTCGACATGACCGAGGAGATGCTGGCACTCGCCCTGGCCAACGCCGAGCGCTCGGGTGCCACGAACGTCGAGTTCCTCAAGGGCACCATCGAGTCCGTTCCGCTGCCCGCGCACACCGTCGACGTGGTGATCTCCAACTGCGTGATCAACCTGTCCACGGACAAGCCCGCCGTCTTCGCCGAGATGTTCCGCGTGCTGGCCCCCGGCGGCCGCGTCGGCGTCTCCGACGTCGTGGCCGACGACCGCCTCACGCCGGATCAGCGCGCGGAACGCGGCGACTACGTGGGCTGCATCGCCGGTGCGCTGTCGTTCGCCGAGTACCGCGCGGGCCTGGAGGCCGTGGGATTCACCGGTGTCGAGATCACCCCGACTCATCCGGTGGCGGACGGCATGCACTCCGCCGTGATCCGGGCCGTCAAGCCCGCGGCGGCGACGGGGCGCTAG
- a CDS encoding arsenate reductase ArsC has protein sequence MPDKPSVLFVCVHNAGRSQMAAAWLTHLAGDRVEVRSAGSAPAERVNPAAVEAMREVGIDMSAEVPKALTVDAVRASDVCITMGCGDTCPVFPGKRYLDWQLDDPAGQGVAAVRPIRDEIRRLVEDLIEEIAPKAAG, from the coding sequence GTCTGCGTCCACAACGCCGGCCGCTCGCAGATGGCCGCCGCGTGGCTGACCCACCTGGCCGGGGACCGCGTCGAGGTCCGCTCCGCGGGCTCCGCGCCCGCGGAGCGGGTCAACCCGGCCGCCGTCGAGGCCATGCGCGAGGTCGGTATCGACATGTCGGCCGAGGTCCCCAAGGCCCTCACCGTCGACGCGGTCAGGGCGTCGGACGTGTGCATCACGATGGGCTGCGGCGACACCTGCCCGGTCTTTCCCGGTAAGCGCTACCTGGACTGGCAGTTGGACGACCCGGCCGGGCAGGGCGTGGCGGCCGTGCGCCCCATCCGCGACGAGATCAGAAGGCTCGTCGAGGACCTGATCGAGGAGATCGCCCCGAAGGCCGCCGGGTGA